Proteins encoded by one window of Clostridium perfringens:
- the rnmV gene encoding ribonuclease M5 — translation MIKEVIVVEGRDDITAVKKAIDAEIIAVGGFGINAKVIERIKEAQKRKGVIVFTDPDFAGEKIRSIISKRVKGVKHAYIGRAEGTRAKDGNIGVENASPEAIIRALENAKITLEEKREEFTIQDLIYFGLSADPKAKVRRELLGKELRIGYGNANQVLSRLNNYGITKEEFVKAIEKIEKIEKMI, via the coding sequence TTGATTAAAGAAGTTATAGTAGTTGAAGGTAGAGACGATATAACAGCAGTTAAGAAAGCTATAGATGCTGAAATCATAGCTGTTGGTGGATTCGGAATAAATGCAAAGGTTATAGAGAGAATAAAAGAAGCTCAAAAAAGAAAGGGAGTTATTGTATTTACTGATCCAGACTTTGCTGGAGAAAAGATAAGATCAATAATATCAAAGAGAGTTAAAGGCGTTAAGCATGCTTACATAGGAAGAGCAGAAGGAACTAGAGCTAAGGATGGAAACATAGGCGTAGAGAATGCGTCACCAGAGGCTATAATTAGAGCCTTAGAAAATGCAAAAATAACTTTAGAAGAAAAAAGAGAAGAATTTACAATACAAGATCTAATATACTTTGGATTATCAGCAGATCCAAAGGCTAAAGTGAGAAGAGAGTTACTTGGTAAAGAATTAAGAATCGGTTATGGAAATGCAAACCAAGTTCTTTCAAGATTAAATAACTATGGCATAACAAAAGAAGAATTTGTTAAAGCTATAGAAAAGATAGAAAAGATAGAAAAGATGATATAG
- the rsmA gene encoding 16S rRNA (adenine(1518)-N(6)/adenine(1519)-N(6))-dimethyltransferase RsmA gives MDINEIKDIKTKELVQKYNFRFSKSLGQNFLIDDSVPRDIVNGADVCEDDLVIEIGPGVGTLTVQLLKRAKRVVAIELDSSLIPILTAELGDNPKFQLIHNDALKVDFNEIIGDEKSVKLVANLPYYVTTPIIVNLLKGGYNFKSLTIMIQKEVAERMNAEPNCKDYGALSILVQYYCNTKIVRKVPPSCFIPRPKVDSIVIRLERLEEPSVKVKNEKLFFEIVRHAFNMRRKTLWNATKNVKLPKELMEKAYEEAGIDPKRRGETLSLAEFGALSDAIDKYMNN, from the coding sequence ATGGATATAAACGAAATAAAAGATATAAAGACAAAGGAGCTTGTTCAGAAGTATAATTTTAGATTTTCAAAAAGCTTAGGACAAAACTTTTTAATTGATGATTCTGTTCCAAGAGATATAGTAAATGGAGCAGATGTTTGTGAAGATGATTTAGTAATAGAAATTGGACCTGGAGTTGGTACTCTTACTGTACAATTACTTAAAAGAGCAAAGAGAGTTGTTGCTATTGAATTAGATAGTTCACTTATTCCAATATTAACAGCTGAGCTTGGAGATAATCCAAAGTTTCAATTAATACATAATGATGCCTTAAAAGTTGATTTTAATGAAATTATAGGAGATGAAAAAAGCGTTAAGTTAGTTGCAAACTTACCTTATTATGTAACTACTCCTATAATAGTAAATTTATTAAAAGGTGGATATAACTTTAAATCATTAACTATAATGATACAAAAAGAAGTAGCAGAAAGAATGAATGCAGAGCCTAATTGTAAAGATTATGGTGCTTTATCAATTTTAGTTCAATACTACTGTAATACTAAAATAGTTAGAAAGGTACCACCTTCATGCTTCATACCAAGACCAAAGGTTGATTCTATAGTAATAAGATTAGAAAGATTAGAAGAGCCAAGTGTTAAGGTTAAAAATGAAAAATTATTCTTTGAAATTGTTAGACATGCATTTAACATGAGAAGAAAAACTTTATGGAATGCAACTAAAAATGTAAAACTTCCTAAGGAATTAATGGAAAAGGCTTATGAAGAGGCTGGAATAGATCCTAAGA
- a CDS encoding TatD family hydrolase: MKYKIFDTHAHYDSDSFDEDRENVIKELQENGVIGVLNCGSDLYGLRKSVELAKEFDMFYAAVGIHPENADEFNEDVVKEIKEFVKNEKVKAIGEIGLDYYWEENPPREVQKEVFRAQMKLADELNLPVVIHDRDAHKDTLEIMKEFPNVIGVVHCFSGSVEFAKECIKLGYYIGFTGVLTFKNAKKLVDVCREIPAERMLVETDCPFMTPVPFRGKRNKSDYIEYIIYKMSEIRGISGEEMNEILLNNKKRLFKI, from the coding sequence ATGAAATATAAAATATTTGATACACATGCACATTATGACTCAGATAGTTTTGATGAAGATAGAGAAAATGTAATAAAAGAACTACAAGAAAATGGAGTTATTGGGGTTTTAAATTGTGGATCTGATCTTTATGGATTAAGAAAATCAGTTGAACTTGCAAAAGAGTTTGATATGTTTTATGCCGCAGTTGGTATACATCCAGAAAATGCAGATGAATTTAATGAGGATGTTGTAAAAGAAATAAAAGAATTTGTTAAGAATGAAAAGGTTAAAGCCATTGGAGAAATAGGACTAGATTATTATTGGGAAGAAAATCCTCCAAGAGAAGTTCAAAAAGAAGTTTTTAGAGCACAAATGAAATTGGCTGATGAATTAAATTTACCAGTTGTTATACATGATAGAGATGCTCATAAAGACACTTTAGAAATTATGAAGGAGTTTCCAAATGTAATTGGAGTAGTACATTGTTTTTCAGGTTCAGTTGAATTTGCAAAAGAGTGCATTAAATTAGGATATTACATTGGATTTACAGGAGTTTTAACATTTAAAAATGCTAAAAAATTAGTAGATGTTTGTAGAGAAATACCTGCTGAAAGAATGCTAGTTGAGACTGACTGTCCTTTTATGACACCAGTTCCTTTTAGGGGCAAAAGAAACAAGTCAGATTATATTGAATATATCATATATAAAATGAGTGAAATAAGAGGAATTTCAGGGGAAGAAATGAATGAAATCTTATTAAACAATAAAAAGAGATTATTCAAAATTTAA
- a CDS encoding ubiquitin-like domain-containing protein: MKKIIKALKEKVASKNGKIVLGVFSLVLVSFIAVLVTAHKNITINLDGENLEVATFKGNVQAVLSQQGIYLSDKDKIEPSLTSEIADNDVISIKKAVPVEVMVDGKNIEIDSAEDSVKNMLVKEGINLNDLDKVEPSLETELSKDLKIKITRVEEKTIVEKEPIDFETVVKEDDNLESGVKKTTQEGSAGEKEITMKLVMEDGKEVSREVVESKVVKEPVDEVVVKGTMEKLVLSRGNDNINYKKAMVVEATAYSGDGITATGTVPKRDPNGLSTIAVDPRVIPLGTKVYVEGYGYAVAEDTGGAIKNNIIDLFLNSAPECKQWGRRNVNLYIIAYPGEW; this comes from the coding sequence ATGAAAAAAATAATTAAGGCATTGAAAGAGAAGGTTGCCTCGAAAAATGGAAAAATTGTATTAGGAGTATTTAGTTTAGTTTTAGTAAGTTTTATAGCAGTTTTAGTTACAGCACATAAGAATATAACCATAAACTTAGATGGTGAAAATTTAGAGGTTGCCACATTTAAAGGAAATGTACAAGCAGTTTTGAGTCAACAAGGAATTTACTTATCTGACAAGGATAAAATAGAACCAAGTTTAACAAGCGAGATTGCTGATAATGATGTAATAAGCATTAAGAAGGCAGTTCCAGTAGAAGTAATGGTTGATGGAAAAAATATAGAGATAGATTCTGCGGAAGATTCAGTAAAGAATATGCTGGTTAAAGAAGGAATTAATCTAAATGATTTAGACAAGGTAGAGCCTTCATTAGAAACAGAACTATCAAAGGATTTGAAAATAAAGATTACAAGAGTTGAAGAGAAAACCATAGTTGAAAAAGAGCCAATAGACTTTGAAACTGTAGTAAAGGAAGATGATAACTTAGAGAGTGGAGTTAAAAAGACTACTCAAGAGGGTTCTGCTGGAGAAAAGGAAATAACTATGAAGTTAGTTATGGAAGATGGAAAAGAAGTATCTAGAGAAGTAGTAGAATCTAAAGTTGTTAAAGAACCAGTAGATGAAGTAGTGGTTAAAGGAACTATGGAGAAATTAGTTCTTTCAAGAGGAAACGATAATATAAATTATAAAAAAGCAATGGTAGTAGAAGCTACTGCCTATTCTGGAGATGGAATAACAGCTACGGGAACTGTACCTAAGAGAGATCCAAATGGATTAAGTACAATAGCTGTTGACCCTAGAGTAATACCTTTAGGAACTAAGGTTTATGTAGAAGGATATGGCTATGCAGTAGCAGAAGACACTGGTGGAGCTATAAAAAATAATATAATAGATTTATTCTTAAATTCAGCACCTGAATGTAAACAGTGGGGAAGAAGAAATGTTAATCTTTATATAATAGCTTATCCTGGTGAATGGTAA